The Methanocella arvoryzae MRE50 DNA window GGAGATCTGTACCTGGAGAAGGGGATGAAGGATGATGCGGTGAGAGAGTATCGGAGGGTGAAGAAGTTAGAGCCGGAGTTTCCGCTGTCGGAGAAAGGGGAGAGGATGGTGGGTTCAGCTAATTGGAAATGATCATATTCAAAAGGTATTTTGTATATTGGATTTATTGTTAGATAGATGGGCGAAATAATAAAAAATCTGCTAAACTGGCATAAAAAGAATTATCGTCCTTACCCATGGCGAAATGTATCATCACCATATATGGTGATGATTGCTGAATTTATGTTACAAAGAACAAGAGCTGATCAAGTAGTCCCGGTATATAACCAATTTTTAAAGAAGTATCCAGATGTAGATCAATTAGCTGAAGCAGATATCGAAGATATAAAGGCAACTCTTAAACCTCTTGGATTATACTGGCGTGCCAATCACTTTAAAATGGCAGCTGAATATATCCAAAGGACTTTTTCTGGCAACATTCCAGATAATAAAGAAGACCTTAAAAATATTCCCGGTGTAGGTGATTATGCAGCTGGAGCAATATTAGCAGTAGCTTTTAGAAAAAAGAGTTGCATTGTGGATAGCAATATTGCCAGGGTATTAAACAGATACTATGGTTTAGGGCTTAATGGAGAGATTAGAAGGAAGAAGGAAATTGTAGAGCTTGCATGCCAACTGTTCAACCATAAAGAACCTAATAAAATT harbors:
- a CDS encoding DNA glycosylase, with amino-acid sequence MGEIIKNLLNWHKKNYRPYPWRNVSSPYMVMIAEFMLQRTRADQVVPVYNQFLKKYPDVDQLAEADIEDIKATLKPLGLYWRANHFKMAAEYIQRTFSGNIPDNKEDLKNIPGVGDYAAGAILAVAFRKKSCIVDSNIARVLNRYYGLGLNGEIRRKKEIVELACQLFNHKEPNKILFAIIDFSAIVCTPVNPKHGICPLKNNCLYYKNLEK